A window of Desulfuromonadales bacterium genomic DNA:
GAGCAGGCCGGCAATCTTGCGGCCGCGCAGCAGAACATCGTTGGGCCACTTGACGCTCGGCGCCAGGCCGCTGATCTCCGCCACCGCCCGGGCAACGGCCACGGCCGAGAGGAAGCTCAGTTGGGGCGCATGATAAGGCAGGATCGGCGGCCGCAGCAGCACCGAGACATAGAGATTCACCCCCGGCGGCGAGATCCAGCTGCGGCCGAGGCGCCCCTTGCCTGCCGTCTGCCGATCGGCGATGACTACTGTCCCCTCGGCCGCTCCCGCCTCCCCCAGGTCATGCGCCCGCAGATTGGTCGAATCGGTCGTCTCGTAATAGACGACCTCGCGGCCGATCCGGCGCGTTTCCAGGCCGGCCTGGATCTCCGTCGGAATGAGGGTGTCGGGAGTGCCGGTCAGTCGGTAGCCCCGGGAGGTGACTGCCTCGATGGTGTAGCCGAGTTCGCGCAGTTGCCGGACCTGCTTCCAGACGGCCGTGCGGGAGACTCCCAGCGAC
This region includes:
- a CDS encoding biotin--[acetyl-CoA-carboxylase] ligase, which gives rise to MTAKNAQEEILRLLREKAGQFVSGEEFSQSLGVSRTAVWKQVRQLRELGYTIEAVTSRGYRLTGTPDTLIPTEIQAGLETRRIGREVVYYETTDSTNLRAHDLGEAGAAEGTVVIADRQTAGKGRLGRSWISPPGVNLYVSVLLRPPILPYHAPQLSFLSAVAVARAVAEISGLAPSVKWPNDVLLRGRKIAGLLNEMSAETEGIHYVILGIGVNLNMRSDQFPADLRYPATSLALEKGEPISRAAFARALLHHLDSLYALYLEAGFPPVLKAWEAFFDLIGRQVEVDYQSRRVQGRVEGLDDDGALLLRLPDGRAEKVLAGDVRPV